The Solenopsis invicta isolate M01_SB chromosome 12, UNIL_Sinv_3.0, whole genome shotgun sequence genome window below encodes:
- the LOC105202570 gene encoding inositol polyphosphate 5-phosphatase K — translation MACPVERLRIFFVTYNVATKFPDPNQDLHQLLGIIPCDKSMLWPDLYFVGLQEVKSQPQNIVLDYILFEDPWTKAFRDVLKKYDYIKIRSQRMQGLVLNAFCLRKHLTRLRLIEAQYTKTGFGGMWGNKGAVSIRMNAYGVSVCVVNTHLTPHDHLLADRVADYNTIVTDHTFTAPYTSRILYHDYIFWIGDLNFRLNGEELSAADINLLVKKEQLEELLKRDQLRAVMKEQQAFAELNESSITFPPTYKYEFESQEFDLRRRPSWTDRILYKVNAADIYDDIKINTVQHTYKSHPDYSVSDHKPVTGEFDIVVRPNVEDQIVEFQDCTVEDNFISYKLQRDFVPSNGDWIGLFSNEFSSLDDYIVYEYIGRSKPMSVSDELYANTERISYNDSALRLTEKYCLVYVAQRGDIVEILGVSPEFAGPRRSVE, via the exons ATGGCGTGTCCAGTGGAACGACTCAG AATCTTCTTCGTGACGTACAATGTGGCTACGAAATTCCCGGATCCCAATCAGGATCTTCATCAGCTCTTAGGCATTATACCTTGCGACAAGTCAATGTTATGGCCAGATTTATATTTCGTCGG tttACAAGAAGTTAAATCACAACCACAAAATATAGTATTAGACTATATACTGTTCGAGGATCCATGGACTAAAGCCTTCAG aGACGTGCTGAagaaatatgattatattaaaatacgttCACAACGAATGCAGGGACTCGTTCTAAATGCTTTTTGTCTGAGGAAGCACTTGACACGTTTAAGATTGATAGAAGCTCAATACACTAAAACAGGTTTTGGTGGCATGTGG GGAAACAAGGGTGCGGTGAGCATAAGAATGAACGCCTACGGAGTCAGCGTTTGCGTAGTAAATACGCATTTGACTCCCCATGACCACTTGTTAGCTGATAGAGTTGCGGATTATAATACCATTGTGACAGATCATACTTTCACTGCTCCATACACATCGAGGATATTATATCATGA CTATATATTTTGGATCGGTGATTTGAACTTTCGGCTCAATGGAGAGGAATTAAGCGCTgcggatataaatttattagtgAAGAAGGAGCAATTAGAGGAACTTCTGAAAAGAGATCAATTGAGGGCAGTGATGAAGGAACAACAGGCTTTTGCCGAATTAAATGAAAGTAGCATCACATTCCCGCCTACTTACAAATATGAATTTGAATCTCAGGAATTTGATCtcag GCGTAGACCATCGTGGACCGACAGAATTTTATACAAAGTAAATGCGGCAGATATATACGACGACATAAAAATTAACACTGTACAGCATACTTACAAGAGTCATCCCGATTACAGTGTTTCGGATCATAAACCTGTAACTGGAGAGTTCGATATAGTG gtCAGACCTAATGTAGAAGATCAAATTGTGGAATTCCAAGACTGTACCGTAGAggacaattttatatcttacaaaTTGCAGAGAGATTTTGTCCCGAGTAATGGGGATTGGATAGGTCTCTTTTCTAACGAATTTTCCAGTCTGGATGATTACATCGTTTATGAATACATTGGCCGCA GTAAACCAATGTCAGTTTCTGATGAACTTTACGCAAACACGGAACGAATATCGTACAATGATTCGGCGCTTCGTCTGACGGAAAAGTACTGCTTGGTATATGTAGCACAACGAGGAGATATCGTAGAAATTTTGGGTGTAAGTCCGGAATTTGCGGGCCCTCGTAGATCAGTCGAATGA